A single region of the Luteibaculum oceani genome encodes:
- a CDS encoding PKD domain-containing protein, translated as VGSYTYYIAGFKDMGNSRCTKLLNDRVNFTVNKIPSANVSVPTEACINAPVPFSATSTENVQISWDYGDGTQLEFGPNRSHRFVSSGRFTVTTTVLNKTTGCINSYRNDIEIQDIPTPDFTIDGLLDFNTTLCDNDRVRIAMVNQELGTTYNWYINDVLQSPFIPNFNLSLLGGNKTIRLEAVTSAGCFASIEKTIKVAIPTAKIESVNEVCNRSDLAMKFTSGINVDQFQWQIIGNGVDTRSTNPAVYPVNEPSGTNFLTLNLELTTKEGCVNNISKSIRVKQVLAGFFAPSEVCLNDTVFITSNTNNVQDVRYEFGDGQVSSSKKQVLKHLYKSPGTYTIKQFVSNQAENCSDQLQKQITVNPLPKAKGGTFEVCIDQIDTLSASGGSSYSWSPDTLLAVPFGANVRFSAIGDSIGNSYTYKVAVFNLKGCRDTATVVANIVGLDSTIILPNLFDTLIVKGDSFTTQLPEYPGLIYNWTPKAKFSCSDCPNQTVEVFTQQEFAVEVTDIFGCTNQATDYILRVDATKYSLDV; from the coding sequence CCGTAGGTTCGTACACCTATTACATCGCTGGGTTTAAAGACATGGGCAACAGTCGTTGCACGAAGCTATTGAACGATAGGGTGAATTTTACGGTCAATAAAATTCCTTCGGCTAATGTTAGCGTACCAACTGAGGCTTGTATCAACGCTCCGGTACCTTTTAGCGCAACATCTACAGAGAACGTACAAATCTCTTGGGATTATGGAGATGGTACTCAGCTAGAGTTTGGGCCTAACCGCTCGCACCGCTTTGTCTCCTCTGGACGGTTTACCGTAACGACCACCGTGCTCAATAAAACCACCGGTTGTATCAACAGCTATCGCAACGACATTGAAATTCAAGACATCCCAACCCCCGATTTCACCATCGATGGGCTCTTAGATTTTAACACAACCCTTTGCGATAACGATAGGGTGCGTATTGCTATGGTAAACCAAGAGTTAGGAACCACCTACAACTGGTATATCAACGATGTATTGCAAAGTCCGTTTATCCCTAACTTTAATTTATCGCTCCTTGGAGGCAACAAGACCATACGTTTGGAGGCCGTTACCTCAGCTGGGTGTTTTGCATCCATAGAGAAAACCATCAAAGTGGCCATTCCAACGGCCAAAATAGAATCGGTTAACGAGGTGTGTAACCGCAGCGATTTGGCCATGAAGTTTACTTCCGGAATAAACGTAGATCAGTTCCAGTGGCAGATTATCGGAAATGGAGTGGATACCCGAAGTACCAACCCAGCAGTATATCCAGTGAACGAACCTTCGGGAACCAACTTCCTAACCCTTAATCTGGAGCTTACCACCAAAGAGGGCTGTGTAAACAACATCTCTAAATCCATACGTGTAAAACAAGTATTGGCAGGGTTCTTTGCTCCGAGCGAGGTATGTTTAAACGACACCGTATTTATTACCTCCAACACCAACAACGTACAAGATGTGCGGTATGAGTTTGGCGACGGACAGGTAAGTTCTTCGAAAAAGCAGGTATTAAAACACCTATACAAATCTCCTGGAACTTATACCATCAAGCAGTTTGTGAGCAATCAGGCTGAAAACTGTAGCGATCAGCTGCAAAAACAAATTACCGTGAACCCATTGCCTAAGGCCAAAGGCGGAACTTTTGAGGTGTGTATCGATCAAATTGACACCTTATCAGCATCAGGAGGGTCATCCTACAGTTGGTCGCCCGACACGCTGCTGGCAGTGCCTTTTGGTGCCAACGTACGCTTTAGCGCTATTGGCGATTCCATTGGAAATAGTTATACCTACAAAGTGGCGGTGTTTAACCTAAAAGGCTGTCGCGATACCGCAACCGTTGTAGCGAACATCGTAGGGTTAGATTCTACCATTATTCTGCCTAACCTCTTCGATACGCTCATTGTAAAAGGCGATTCGTTTACCACTCAGCTTCCCGAATACCCCGGACTTATTTACAACTGGACGCCAAAAGCGAAATTCAGTTGTAGCGACTGTCCTAAC